The following proteins are co-located in the Lentibacillus sp. JNUCC-1 genome:
- the fdhF gene encoding formate dehydrogenase subunit alpha: MEDHLIVTIDGEEFLAKPGQNLLDLINTTDRFVPQICYNESLGPVQTCDTCMVTVDGVITRACGTPVKAGMEVKTDSGRAYDAQREGLDRILENHELYCTVCDFNNGDCEIHNTVEAFGIEEQTRPFKPKPYEADHGTFYRYDPDQCILCGRCVEVCQDVQVNETLLIDWDRKQPRVIWDNDVPIDQSSCVSCGQCVTVCPCNALMETDMLGEAGFMTDQKPGLLRSMIDVTKKAETGYGALMAVSNTEAAMREERIEKTKTVCTYCGVGCSFDVWTKDRKIIKVQPQHDSPANGISTCVKGKFGWDYVNSEERLEKPLIRKGDAFEEVEWDEALSYVAKRFSDIKTQNGADSLGFIASSKATNEESYLMQKFSRQVIGTNNVDNCSRYCQSPATKGLFRTVGHGGDSGSIDDIAESDLVITIGSNTAESHPVIASRIKRSQKLFGQKLYVFDLRKHEMGQRADKFFSPKSGTDIVWLSAVAKYILDQGWEDHTFIDQWVNNFGDYKKSLEPFTMGYAEKLTGISEIELKEVAREIAEAEKVAICWAMGVTQHQRGSDTSTAISNLLLITGNYMRPGTGAYPLRGHNNVQGCSDFGSMPNFFPGYEAVANDDVRKRYEEAWGQPIPAEPGMDNHEMIDAIHDGSLDALYVKGEDTGVVDANINYVRAAFEKLDFFVVQDLFFTETASYADVILPAVASLEKDGTFTNTERRIQRLYKALEPVGESKADWVILRDLARRMGYEWSYEHPSEIMDEAASLAPLFAGVNYERMEGYKSLQWPVDADGTDTPLLFTEGFPFEDNKARLYTLEFELDYDTDEEYDLHVNNGRVLEHFHEGNMTYKSDKLTYELPNTFLEVSPELAKERNIEEGAHVKLISRYGEVTVYVHITNRVQNNELYLPLNDSGESAINFLTSSDVDKDTNTPAFKEVAVKMKVLKKKGKSPIPDHNHRKGNRQPQIGVQVEKKWARSDYVKPGSKVVK; the protein is encoded by the coding sequence ATGGAAGATCATCTCATAGTAACGATTGATGGAGAGGAATTTTTGGCAAAACCAGGTCAAAACTTACTCGATTTAATCAATACCACCGATCGTTTTGTGCCTCAGATTTGTTATAACGAATCTCTTGGGCCTGTTCAGACCTGTGACACATGCATGGTTACGGTGGATGGTGTCATTACAAGAGCTTGCGGCACACCCGTAAAAGCAGGGATGGAGGTTAAAACAGATAGCGGTCGGGCTTATGATGCTCAAAGAGAAGGGCTTGACCGGATACTCGAAAACCATGAATTGTATTGCACAGTTTGTGATTTTAACAACGGTGATTGCGAAATACATAACACGGTCGAAGCCTTTGGAATAGAAGAGCAAACCAGACCCTTTAAACCAAAACCATACGAAGCAGACCATGGCACATTTTACCGTTACGACCCTGATCAATGTATTTTATGTGGTCGCTGTGTTGAAGTTTGCCAAGATGTTCAGGTAAATGAAACGCTTTTGATTGACTGGGATCGGAAACAGCCAAGAGTCATTTGGGATAATGATGTGCCGATTGATCAGTCATCCTGTGTCAGTTGCGGGCAATGTGTGACAGTCTGCCCATGTAATGCATTAATGGAAACGGATATGCTCGGTGAAGCAGGGTTTATGACAGATCAAAAGCCCGGTTTGCTCAGATCAATGATTGATGTGACGAAAAAAGCTGAAACAGGCTATGGTGCCCTCATGGCGGTTTCGAATACTGAAGCTGCGATGCGTGAAGAGCGAATAGAAAAAACAAAAACTGTATGCACTTATTGTGGTGTCGGGTGTTCATTTGATGTATGGACTAAGGATCGTAAAATTATTAAGGTTCAGCCCCAGCATGATTCGCCTGCGAACGGTATATCCACATGTGTAAAAGGGAAATTTGGCTGGGACTATGTAAATTCTGAAGAACGGCTGGAGAAACCTCTTATACGAAAAGGCGACGCATTTGAAGAAGTGGAATGGGACGAGGCGCTTTCATATGTTGCCAAGCGTTTCAGCGATATTAAGACGCAAAATGGAGCCGACAGTCTCGGGTTTATTGCTTCATCTAAAGCTACCAATGAAGAGTCTTATTTAATGCAGAAATTTTCCAGACAAGTTATAGGTACGAACAATGTTGACAACTGTTCCCGTTATTGTCAATCACCGGCTACAAAAGGACTATTCAGGACAGTTGGGCATGGTGGAGATTCAGGCTCAATTGATGATATTGCCGAATCAGATCTGGTGATTACAATCGGATCCAATACTGCAGAGTCGCATCCTGTTATTGCTTCCCGAATCAAACGGTCGCAAAAATTATTTGGGCAGAAATTGTATGTGTTCGATCTGCGTAAACATGAAATGGGACAACGGGCGGATAAGTTTTTCTCACCTAAAAGCGGAACTGATATTGTATGGCTGTCTGCAGTAGCGAAGTATATACTCGATCAGGGTTGGGAAGACCATACATTTATCGATCAGTGGGTCAATAACTTTGGAGATTACAAAAAGAGTCTTGAACCGTTTACAATGGGGTATGCTGAAAAGTTAACAGGCATCTCTGAGATAGAGTTAAAGGAAGTGGCCAGAGAAATAGCAGAAGCAGAAAAAGTAGCAATCTGCTGGGCTATGGGAGTAACTCAACATCAGCGCGGCAGTGATACAAGTACAGCGATTTCAAACCTATTGCTCATAACCGGCAATTACATGCGTCCCGGTACAGGAGCATACCCACTTCGAGGACATAACAATGTGCAAGGTTGCAGTGATTTCGGCAGCATGCCTAACTTCTTCCCGGGGTATGAAGCAGTTGCAAATGATGATGTACGAAAACGCTATGAAGAAGCATGGGGACAGCCTATTCCGGCTGAACCAGGTATGGATAACCATGAAATGATTGACGCCATACACGATGGAAGCCTTGACGCACTATATGTTAAAGGCGAAGACACGGGTGTTGTGGATGCAAACATTAATTATGTACGTGCTGCTTTTGAAAAACTTGATTTCTTTGTCGTGCAGGATTTGTTTTTTACCGAAACCGCTTCATATGCTGATGTAATCCTGCCTGCCGTCGCGAGTCTTGAAAAGGATGGGACGTTTACAAATACCGAACGTCGTATCCAGCGTCTGTATAAAGCACTGGAACCGGTTGGAGAATCCAAGGCAGACTGGGTCATACTGAGAGATCTTGCCCGTCGTATGGGGTATGAATGGTCATATGAGCATCCATCTGAAATTATGGATGAAGCCGCATCTCTTGCACCTTTATTTGCGGGTGTTAATTATGAACGAATGGAAGGTTATAAGAGTTTACAGTGGCCAGTCGATGCAGATGGAACAGATACACCGCTGTTATTCACAGAAGGTTTTCCGTTTGAAGACAATAAAGCGCGGCTGTATACACTCGAATTCGAACTGGACTATGACACAGATGAGGAATATGACCTGCATGTCAATAACGGTCGTGTCCTTGAACATTTCCATGAGGGGAATATGACTTATAAGTCTGATAAGCTCACATATGAATTGCCAAACACGTTCTTGGAAGTATCCCCAGAATTAGCGAAAGAGCGGAATATTGAAGAAGGTGCCCACGTTAAGCTCATTTCCCGATACGGAGAGGTAACCGTATATGTTCATATCACAAACCGGGTACAGAATAATGAGTTGTATCTGCCGTTAAACGACAGCGGCGAATCGGCGATTAACTTTCTGACCAGCAGTGATGTAGATAAGGATACAAATACACCTGCATTTAAAGAAGTCGCTGTCAAAATGAAGGTTCTAAAAAAGAAAGGTAAAAGCCCGATTCCGGATCACAACCACCGAAAAGGCAACAGGCAGCCGCAGATTGGTGTTCAGGTCGAAAAGAAATGGGCACGTTCTGATTATGTTAAACCAGGCAGTAAGGTGGTGAAATAA
- the thiT gene encoding energy-coupled thiamine transporter ThiT, protein MQSTRILFLIEISMLTALALALDVIPFLNFKVWAMGGSVSLAMVPVFIAAFRWGIKGGLLSGFLWGVLQVAVGQAFIVHWAQALIEYGLAFTVIGFAGLFAGKVKEAVKSGNQKGYLTAITLGVALGSALRFLAHYFAGVIFFGSAIESQSAWLYSFLYNVSYMVPTAILSVLVVYFLFRTQPKTLLKAA, encoded by the coding sequence TTGCAATCGACACGTATATTATTTTTGATTGAAATTTCTATGCTGACAGCATTGGCGTTGGCGCTTGATGTCATACCTTTTCTTAATTTCAAAGTATGGGCAATGGGAGGATCTGTTTCTCTGGCTATGGTACCTGTATTTATTGCTGCTTTCCGCTGGGGCATTAAAGGCGGATTGCTGTCGGGTTTTCTTTGGGGAGTGCTTCAGGTGGCGGTTGGTCAGGCATTTATCGTTCACTGGGCCCAAGCACTTATAGAATACGGTTTAGCATTTACGGTGATTGGTTTTGCCGGTCTCTTTGCCGGCAAGGTCAAGGAGGCAGTGAAATCCGGTAACCAGAAAGGATACTTGACTGCAATCACTTTAGGTGTTGCTCTTGGAAGCGCCCTTCGTTTTTTAGCGCATTATTTTGCTGGCGTTATCTTTTTCGGTTCGGCAATCGAATCACAATCTGCATGGTTGTATTCTTTCTTGTATAATGTCTCATACATGGTTCCAACTGCGATCTTATCAGTTTTGGTCGTGTATTTCTTATTCAGAACACAGCCTAAAACGCTGTTGAAGGCAGCATAA